The Roseivirga misakiensis genome contains the following window.
CGGTAGACCGCAACGATTTTCAACAAAAGAACACCGGCAAAACCAGACAAGTACCAACCACCTAGGGCTATGACGGTAATAGAAAGACAACTGGTTGAGCATTTGATCTCAGAGTTACAAGGTTCCACATCAAGCTGGCAAAACCAGATAAAACAAAGATATCCTAACCTGACGGCCTACGACCTCCGGCTATGCACCTACCTGAAGGCCAACCTATCGACCAAGGAAATAGCTACGCTACTCAACATTACCCCCGATAGTGTGAAGAAAGCTAAGCATCGATTAAGGAAAAAGATGAATATTCAACCGTGGCAGAGTTTTGATGAAGCTTTCAATACTTAAGCAAAACTCATAAGTTTTTACTTACAAGAATTGATTTTTCGCAAGTCCCGAAAAGTCCCCAAAAAGTCCCTTATCTTAGAAATTTATTCGAGTAATTCGGGGACATGAAACTAAGACTACTTATTACTCTTTTGATACTAGCTTTTGCCTTTAATCTAGTGGCTCAACAAACAGATATTGGTAATCTAGAGGACAAGTACGACCAGACTGAAGATCTCGACATTAAAATTAAGTTAATGAAAGAGCTAATCCAGCTTTATCGAAATTCAGGAAGTT
Protein-coding sequences here:
- a CDS encoding helix-turn-helix transcriptional regulator, which translates into the protein MTVIERQLVEHLISELQGSTSSWQNQIKQRYPNLTAYDLRLCTYLKANLSTKEIATLLNITPDSVKKAKHRLRKKMNIQPWQSFDEAFNT